The segment atttaaatttgtgtaataattatgtcttcatgtatcttttatttttaagtaagtttcttttgtaatattcttgctATCTAAttcaagttttaaaatattataaatcttattttaaaatttttatttaattttatgtgtaaaatttaaatttataaaataaatttaaaatatttaagatataCAAAAgtattaaagattaaaaagataaatgaaAAAGATACTTAGGAattataaatgtgatgtgtaattaattataaggaccAAGCCATGAGACCAagattcaaataaaaagataacttCAAATTAGAGTTTTAagaagtgaaacttcaaatagtcaaaactctaaatttggagttttgaaattcctttttggAAAGcataaaactctatatttgaagttataaatTCATATTATTGAGTGTTCATAGTTTTGTTACAAACTCAGATTAATTCTCGTTTGAACATCCATAGTGGTAATCGTATTACCACTATACACATACCAATCTCGTTATTGGTTAGCATtctcaaaggaaaaaaaaactcattattGGACCAACCGAGCGAtttgtcttttgtttttaatgttttctcGTTAAGAATTTTGCCACCAAAGGATAaaggttattaaaaaaaaattgaattgtgACGTGGATCCTACGTCTTTCAATTTTTAAACAGAGTAGCGAGGGGGAGTATGAACTTCTTGTGACAATTTAGTTTATGTTCCAAATATCCTACTAGCTTCCTTTGACCCGGCTCAAGTCGCCAAAACTCATCCTTTTCTCGGAGAAAAATGCTTCAGCGACGCCGAACCGGTAATTTCAAACAAAGAAACCCTAAAAACCCAAACCAGCGGATGAAAGAACAACAATCCATGGAGACTTTAGCCCGCGAACAACAGACATACTTAATTTGTCTAGTTGtatgaatttttttgtttaggcTCCTCCGcagaaaacaaagaaataacaaaatagtttttttttcaattgtacGACTGCCTTTTATACAATTGTAACTCTTAGAGCATCATTAGCATTCATAACCTCTCGTTCTCGTAGTATCTTAAAAAATAAAggaaactatttttatttcctCTAAAAAAACAAGCCACTAACTAAATATTAAACCGCTGGCAGAGTAAGAAAGTTTCTAGGAGAGAGATATTGTCTCTcatttctttctatttttagatTAATTTGTCCAATTATGTAATCACTATCAACTTTATTAGATACTGCCACTAAATATGGTTTAAGGATTTCCATTCACATAATAAAGAAGAGTATTTTTATgttacattttcaaaatatgaggttctatttataaatctataaagCATTAACACGTCAAAGAATTGGTATTGTCGGCGTAGAAACAGTGGTAGCATAGTGATAAAAGACGAATTTGGGATTAAATATATATTCGTCGGTTCAAGATTTCATTTCTATTAGAAACTAAATTGTTAGTTGATTAGTCATGCGAAATGAAACTTTGTTTCCTCATTTAGAAAAATAGATTTGAATTACAAGTTGGCTTTGACATTTAAAGAATTATTTGGGTTTTGGCCCATACATCTTCAAAACTTTACTTGCCTCATTTAAGAAAACATGTTCAAATTACAGTTTCGATCTTTAGAAGATTATTTGGATCTCAGCCCATAAATCTTCCGCCTCATTTAGAGAAACAAGTTTGGATTGCTAGTTGGCTTCGatctttagaaaattatttgGATCTCGGCCCAGATATCTActagtatatataaaagttatcTCTAGGTTTAAGAAGGATATTAGGGTTAAGAGTCAAAAGAATCAAACAGTGAGAGGCAGAGTTGAAAACAATCATGAAAAGGGTCAAGAGGTCTAAACAACCAGACGAAAGGAAAGTAAACGATCCGTTTACGAACCTTGCTAATGACATGATCATAGAGATTCTCATGAAACTGCCGCCGAGATCCATAGCCAGGCTCCGTTTTGGTTCTGAACACGTGTCATCAATAATCCTCGACAAAAAGTTCATCCAGTGGTACATAACCCGATCTTCAACTCAGCCACGTTATCTTATCTCACTGTACCGTGGCGGAGACATGCAGATGCAGCACTTTCAATCCTTGTCTCAAGACCATCCGTATAATCAGGGCATGGTTAGTTATAAAATGGATCCGGAGCTACTGTATGAATTTACTCCACCTGTTCGCGGCTTGATCTGCGGTCGGGACTTTAACAAGATGATTGTCGGAAACCCTAGTACGGGTCAGTTCGTATCGTTACCTAGAGTCAAAACGAGGAGGCAAGATATATTGTCTGTTTTTGGATATGATCCAGTTAATGATGTATACAAAGTGTTGTGCATGACAGTGGTACTTAAACGTAGTCACATGTCTCGTAATGGTAATGCTGTGCCGTGGGAGGATATTGTGTCGGAGGAACATCAAGTGATCACTCTAGGAGCTAAAGAAAAATGGAGAATGATCGAGTGTAAGTATCCACATCGTCATAACTCTGGATGTAAAGGGATATACAAGGATGGGTTTATGTATTATTTAGCTACTTACCAGAAAAAAGGATCTCTAATGAGCTTTGATCTGAGTTCTGAAGAGTTTAATGTTACTAAGCTACCTGAGGATCAGATGCTTCAACAGTATGGTGAGCTGGTGAATCACGCTGGAAAGATAACCATAGCGCATCAGGCATATAACCGCAACGTTGACCTATGGGTTCTGGAAGATGCCAACAAAGAAGTATGGTCAAATTTTTTTGTGGTTCCTCCTCTGTCGATAGATTTTTTTGGAAGGTTTCGTGACCTCGTGTTCATGGGTATACTTGGTACTGGGGAGATGATATTCGCATCGCGCTCATCCCCTCcgttcttttttgtttgtttcgaTCCCAAGTCAAAAAAGGTCAGAGAAACTGCGATTCATGGAATTGGAAGGGACTCTCGTCATAATATCCAAATCTTTTTCGATCATGTAGAGACTTGTATGGTTCTGCCAAAGGTATGTTAATCCTTATTACTGTAATTGTGACACCTGATAAAACAATTTGTTCAGTCTCTTCATCAATTACTTTGTATGATTgtggattatatatatatatatatatatatatatatatatatatatatatatatatgtatgtatatatgcatGTATGAATTGTTTAAAGTTTTGGTTTTGCGT is part of the Brassica rapa cultivar Chiifu-401-42 chromosome A09, CAAS_Brap_v3.01, whole genome shotgun sequence genome and harbors:
- the LOC103839056 gene encoding F-box/kelch-repeat protein At3g04660-like — translated: MKRVKRSKQPDERKVNDPFTNLANDMIIEILMKLPPRSIARLRFGSEHVSSIILDKKFIQWYITRSSTQPRYLISLYRGGDMQMQHFQSLSQDHPYNQGMVSYKMDPELLYEFTPPVRGLICGRDFNKMIVGNPSTGQFVSLPRVKTRRQDILSVFGYDPVNDVYKVLCMTVVLKRSHMSRNGNAVPWEDIVSEEHQVITLGAKEKWRMIECKYPHRHNSGCKGIYKDGFMYYLATYQKKGSLMSFDLSSEEFNVTKLPEDQMLQQYGELVNHAGKITIAHQAYNRNVDLWVLEDANKEVWSNFFVVPPLSIDFFGRFRDLVFMGILGTGEMIFASRSSPPFFFVCFDPKSKKVRETAIHGIGRDSRHNIQIFFDHVETCMVLPKVC